The Hevea brasiliensis isolate MT/VB/25A 57/8 chromosome 9, ASM3005281v1, whole genome shotgun sequence nucleotide sequence gtgaagggtgagctgagctacctaattgattatttattatgtttataggtcgggtgagtcaaaaactccccgttgaaatgtccattttattgccagactctgtccggttgattttttgaaattgggcccaaatgggccttagagttgggttaaggaatagttaagcttactacgggcctcgggggctttagactggcccaggtcctagtgccggtccggcccataggttgggtcgtgacagttaaaatgtgtaaaattaacttaaataatattcatttttaattaaaaagttaTCCTATTGGGCCACAATTATATCtcttaaatgcaaattattaaatgtaaagttaattttttataaatcctGGGTGGGAAGGTTGGCGCATGTAAGCAGAAAGAACCAAGCAAATAACGAAAGATGGAGGATTAAGAAAATTGCCAGGATACAGTTCGATTGGAGTTGCATAAGAAAGAATTACATCCAGCGATAACTGACAAAACAGCTTCAACTGACTCATTACTAGTCTCTTAGAAGGTCTCGTTGCATTCTGCATCACCAGAAGTTATTATAGATGTCAAGAGCAGAATTATCAATAATTCAACATTTCTTTTGCTGAGAACCCAAAGTAGATATCAGAATGATTTGGGGGCTCGAATACGAAACAAGAGATCACATCTCTAAGAGTAATCACGCCAACAACTTCATTATCATTGTCCGCAACCACATAAATCCTGTGAACTGACTTTGAAGCAATATTCTGGATCACACTACCAAGATTTGCATTTAGCTTGCATGTTATTGGCGGGACGACTCTGCCAATTTCTCGAGTTGAGCTGATGGTTTTGATGAAATCTGTTACTGTGAGCTGCCTGAAAGAAAAATGGCAAGTCAAACTTGGTTAAATCTTCAACATTCTACTGGCATTGTGTTTTTTGCTCAATTTGCAGAGCCTCAAACAGATGGCTTATGTGATAACCAATTAAGATGTGCAACAATGTGATGATTGTTTTTTAACTGCAAGTTTCATGCAGGTTGAATCAGATTCTCTCTATTATTACCAATTTTCGATACAACACTTTACAATGGGAAAAAAAATCCTAATTATTTAAGTTATAGCATTGTGGCTCTTGATCACATAATTGCATCTGTAAGTTCAAGCTATGTTTTGTTTGCGCTACCTGAAATTTGTGAAAAGTTCTGGTTTCAGTTAACTGCAAGTTTCATGCAGGTTGAATCAGATTCTCTCTATTATTACCAATTTTCGATACAACACTTTACAATGGGAAAAAAAATCCTAATTATTTAAGTTATAGCATTGTGGCTCTTGATCACATAATTGCATCTGTAAGTTCAAGCTATGTTTTGTTTGCGCTACCTGAAATTTGTGAAAAGTTCTGGTTTCAGTAGCAAATGCCTTATATCCCTTATGCTTAAATTCCCCACAATTTCCTTCTTTGGCCCCTCTACAACTGGAAGACCGCCAATTTGATGATCTCTCATTTGCTTGAAAGCTTCTAAAATCAGCTCATTGCTCTGGATACTAACAACCTGACAGGCAGACACAATAATTAACAAGCTTGAAAACCCAAGTGCCAAGGATAAGCCAATTTGAAGAATACTCACCTCATTGGGAGACATGAAAGGAAGTCCAAAATCTGAAATAGGTCGTGCAGCAATACAATCGAACCAATCCCTTCCCTTGCACCCCTCCAGACCCTGAATAATTGCAGATTGGGTAATAAAGTTCTTAACATCAGGGTTTCCTGGTTCAATCACGGGTACATTTCGCAGTCTATATTTTGAGAGCAGAAGTAAGACGCTCAACATTGAACTATCTGTTGCAACTGGAAGGAAAGGAGCCCAGCggtatgatttgattattgacttCACCTGTGACAGGGAAACAAAAATTTAGCAATGAAAAGATAAACCTCTTATTCCCCATTGGTTCAACCAATCAAAAGTACTCAATGAAGTATGGCCTATTATTTTTGTTCACAGAAGAAAGAAACATGCTGATTTATAAATAAGACCCTGTTATTGCAGTTAAGGAAAATGTGAGAGTGAGATTTCAGATGCATCCTGGACTCATTCTGAACTTACAGTGGTTGACTTAAAGGGTTCTTCTTGAAGGATAACTTTGTAGAAATCCTGCCCCAAGTTGTCAGCAGCTGTGGGAGCATCTTTTCCCAACCCCTTATCTGCAGCCACACCACCAACTACAGCAGCACCAACAGCCGCAGCAGTTAGTCCAGCGATTGCAGCTGGACCAGTGATGCCCAATGCTACAGCTCCAAGAGCACCAACAGCTCCAGCGCCCACACCAGCAGCTGTTGCAGTACTGGCTGATAAAGCAACAGCTGCAAGTTCTGCACTCTCTAACACCCAGAGAACAATTGCCGAGTAATCTATAATTCCTAGGTACCTATGTCTCCAATCCGAACTCGTTCCTGCATCTGGGTTTTTCACAGGAGCAGCCATAATGTTGCATTCAGATAAAATCTTGACAGCATCAGCAATGGAAGTTTCCGCTGGAATTTCAATGACTACAAAGTGATGAAGTAAAGAACCATCAAGCAGTTAAGGAATAATTCTTTTGGTTAGTACCAAGTGCACAAACAAGTAGCATTGAAATTGCAGAAGTCAAAAAAGTTACCGAAATCACCTTTGCCGCCAGAAACTAGTGGGAATGATGAGACAGGAATTCTTGCAAATGCAGAAGTTAAAGTCTCCTGCAATGCTTGTGGTAACTTCTTCCTGGACTGAATTGTCTCAAAATAGGCGTCACAGCTTGCAAGTTTGGAACGTCCCGTTCCCTCTTCTGCTTGTGCCATATCTATACTCATTGCATAGAACAAAATTCATTATCACTACATTTGCCTCATTAATTTAATGAATGCTTTCTAATTCAATTGGTTGTCTATTCTGAATTTAATGCAACTTTGATTTGTGTGAGGTATGGCTCACGCTTCTTATGTCATAAAGATGTTGAATAAGTTTTAGGCATGATGGAAActtggaaatcaattcttaattaCCAGATCTTTATTCATGTAAAAATTTACGTCACAAGTGTCTGTTGCAAGAACAATCTAATTCTCCCATTCTCTTAGTTCTTCTCCCCCATGGTGTAGTTTGCATTCCTTCCCATTATATTAATGTAGGATTAGACTATCAACATTCCCTTTCGTAAGATCTGGCTGATGTATAACCCTACATTAAATTTACGTTTCCTCCTTTTATTTGTTCTGATTGATGAAACCCTGTGTAATAAATTTATACAGTCGGAAACTTTCATCAACCAAATCATTCATTACCATATTGAATTGATTGATATTTTAAAAAGAGAAGAGACCAATGGCTCCAGCAACGATGAAAATAATGGCACACTACAATTTTCCAGATGCATGTGCGGAAGCCGAAGAATTTTAAGTGGATCTatatagggaaaaaaaaaaaa carries:
- the LOC110653550 gene encoding SNF1-related protein kinase regulatory subunit gamma-1-like, producing MAQAEEGTGRSKLASCDAYFETIQSRKKLPQALQETLTSAFARIPVSSFPLVSGGKVIEIPAETSIADAVKILSECNIMAAPVKNPDAGTSSDWRHRYLGIIDYSAIVLWVLESAELAAVALSASTATAAGVGAGAVGALGAVALGITGPAAIAGLTAAAVGAAVVGGVAADKGLGKDAPTAADNLGQDFYKVILQEEPFKSTTVKSIIKSYRWAPFLPVATDSSMLSVLLLLSKYRLRNVPVIEPGNPDVKNFITQSAIIQGLEGCKGRDWFDCIAARPISDFGLPFMSPNEVVSIQSNELILEAFKQMRDHQIGGLPVVEGPKKEIVGNLSIRDIRHLLLKPELFTNFRQLTVTDFIKTISSTREIGRVVPPITCKLNANLGSVIQNIASKSVHRIYVVADNDNEVVGVITLRDVISCFVFEPPNHSDIYFGFSAKEMLNY